Below is a window of Mucilaginibacter sp. PAMC 26640 DNA.
GGCAGCTGCATTTAATATTGATATTTCCCGCTCTCTGGAGGGTATTGGAGCTACACTGCAATCACAGAATGAATATGTTACGATCACCTCTATCGTACCGGGCGGCCCCGCAGATAAAAGCAAGCAACTAGCGGTAGACGAACGTATAATAGGGGTTGCACAAGGCAAAGCCGGAGAGTTTCAGGATATTGTTGGTTGGCGGATAGAGAATGCCATCGCCTTGATCCGCGGTACGAAGGGTACTGTTGTCAGGTTACAGATCCTCCCAAAAGGAACTGGTGCCAACGGTAAGCCGAGAGTATTAGAATTGGTTAGGGAAAAAATAATACTTAAAGATATATCTGCGAAAAAAGAGATCCGCACATACAATAACAATGGTAAAATGGTGAAGATCGGGATCATTAATGTACCCGCTTTCTACCTTGATTTTAATGAATATAAAGCTGGTAACCCCAACTATAAAAGTACAACCCGTGATGTTAGGCTGATTTTGGATACCCTGAAGCGCGAAGGTGTAGATGGTGTGGTACTTGATCTTCGCCAAAATGGTGGCGGATCGTTAATGGAAGCCACAGAACTAACAGGTTTATTTATTAAAACCGGCCCGGTTGTGCAGGTAAGGGATCCGCGCAATTCCGTAGAAGTTGAAAAAGACGACGATCCTGCGGTTGCGTATGCAGGTCCACTGGCGGTTTTGGTAGATCGCTTTAGTGCTTCGGCATCAGAGATCTTCTCCGGCGCGATACAAGATTACGGCCGTGGATTGATTATCGGTACTCAAACGTACGGTAAAGGTTCTGTACAGCGCATTATTGATTTGGATGAGGTGATCAGCCCAACACTAAAAGAGCGGCTTTCAAAACTAGCCGGTAAATCCACCACTGTTGCAACCGGCAGCCAGAACAAGTTTGGTCAGTTGAATTTAACCATCGGCAAATTCTATCGCATCAGCGGTGGCTCTACCCAGCACAAAGGGGTATTGCCAGATTTAGAATTTCCATCGGTTATCCCTATGGATAAATATGGTGAAGACACCGAGCCATCTGCGATGCCTTATGACGTGATCCCGAAAACAGAGTATACGAAAGTTGGGGACTTTACAGCCGTTTTGCCACAGTTGAAAAAACTGCATGACCAGCGCATGAGCAGCAGCGACAGCTATAAATACCTGATGCAGGATATTACGGAACTGAAAGCACGTGATGCGGAAACCAGCATTACCCTCAACGAAGCACAATTGAAAGCCAAACGTGATGCGGATGAGAAGAAAGCTTTAGAGCAAAACAATCTTCGCCGTGTAGCACTGGGTCTTCCCGCTTTGAAAAAGGGCGATACAAAACCCAAGAATGAAGACCTGGATTTCCTTAAACGAGAAGCCGGTCAAATTCTGACAGATTACCTTACTTTAGATAACAAAGTGTCTACGACCATCAAATAGATAATACTTAATTCGAAGCCCGGTTAGCAACGCTAGCCGGGCTTTTTCATGGGCCATCCCTAAGGCGTCTATGATATAACTTTCTTCCCTGTAGTATGCGGTTTTTATAAAAAAAGGGGGGCTGTTACGCCCCCATCCTTTAAAACAAAAACAACCTCCCAATTATTTATTGCCTTATCTTTTGGTCATTACATTTTACTCATGGTGTCTTTTTCCATTTTCATTTTGCCTTTCTTCATTTTGGCCATTTTCTTCTTTTCCATTTTCATTTTTTCATTGTGCATTTTTCCGGTATCAGGTGCCGTTTTTTGTTGTAGTACCGCCGCCGTGCCAGCGTTTCCGTTAAGGCTGCAAAGTGAAATGGCTCCTGCCAATAAAACAGATGATAAAAGTGTTTTGCTGTAAGTTTTCATGTGCTTAATTTAATTTCCTGCTTGGTCGATACGGGTCACTAAACCTTACACCTTTTTTAATTTTTGTTTAACTCATCTTCTATCTGTAGCTGCAGTTTGTTTTTGAAGGCATCATCCAGTCCTGTTGCTGCACTTGCCGCCCCGTTAAGCAACCTGCTAATCATCAAGCCGATCTTTTCACTTTGCTTTACATATAACTTACAGGCATCGCAGCCCGTAAGGTGGATCCGGAGTTCTATCTGCTCTCTAAAACTTATTTTTCCCGCCAGCTTTTTATCCACTAAAAAAGTGGCTTGGCGGCAGTTGTAAATTATTTTCTTTAATCCATCCATATCATAACCAATTTTTTTGAAGGCAGGCCCTCAGATTTAATTTTGCCCGGTGGATGATTACCCAATAATTCGATGCGGTTATCCTTAGTTCGGAACAAACCATATCGGTAGGCGCATCATCAAGGTGCTTCATCATAAAAACAGTGCGCCATAAGGCCGGCAGTTTTTCCATACATCGTTGCAGGATCGTGTTAAATTCCTTTCCTGCAAGCGGGTCATAGTTATCTATACCAAAATGTTTGGGGCTGTGCTCTTTTTTCCAATGCCCGTCATCCTCCCTAAAAAAATCCGCCATGTCCCCTTCTGCGTTTATCAGCTCCAGGGTTTTTAATCCCGATGCCTTTTTACGGTAAACATCAATGATCTTATTTTTCAATATGCCCGTAAGCCAGGTACGCTCGGAGCTTTTACCGGCGAAGTTGCGCATGCTTTGCAGCCCCGCCAAAAAGGTCTCCTGCACCAGATCACGCGCCTGTTCTTCATTGCTAACACGGGTTACCGCGTACATATAAAGGTAATCTGCATAAGCCTTTACCCATTTTTTGGGTTCCAGCTTATGATCGTTGGGAGGTGTGATCATTTCTTAGTTATAAACAAGTGCTTTGTCGTTAGGATATGCAAAACCTTACAACGAGATTTACATTAAATTTGTACCCGGATTCTCGCCCTATGTATAGCCAGTTGTAAAGCTATAGCCTGTGTTGATAAATATAATTTTATTTGTAAGGAAATCTGCCGAACACCTACTAAGCACGAAAAGATTATTGTTATGAAAGCTATCAAACTATTCACCTATGCAGCTATCCTGCTTGCTGCTGGGCTTGCATCGGCCGCATTTATTAATCCAAAGCATACTCCTGCCGTAATGGGCCATAAAGTGATGGCAGGGGATGAAGGCTTTGCTGTAGTGGA
It encodes the following:
- a CDS encoding tail-specific protease, which encodes MCKKIYLMLVLAAALACNASPSKPVAMKKAGPNDIQPDEQQSIVMQKVAGLVGTYNYKKVDLNDSISAIIYTEYLKKIDENHNYLTAGDIKGFEQYKTTLDDDIKSGDLSHVFYIFNVFQKRYNEYVNYSIAQLGQSFDFTKNETFTYDREKLPYAATEDDLHKQWTQRVKYDLLNLMLTGKTLEANKVTLKKRYSNVLSQSNKLNSQDVFQVFMDSFTGAIDPHTNYFIPSAAAAFNIDISRSLEGIGATLQSQNEYVTITSIVPGGPADKSKQLAVDERIIGVAQGKAGEFQDIVGWRIENAIALIRGTKGTVVRLQILPKGTGANGKPRVLELVREKIILKDISAKKEIRTYNNNGKMVKIGIINVPAFYLDFNEYKAGNPNYKSTTRDVRLILDTLKREGVDGVVLDLRQNGGGSLMEATELTGLFIKTGPVVQVRDPRNSVEVEKDDDPAVAYAGPLAVLVDRFSASASEIFSGAIQDYGRGLIIGTQTYGKGSVQRIIDLDEVISPTLKERLSKLAGKSTTVATGSQNKFGQLNLTIGKFYRISGGSTQHKGVLPDLEFPSVIPMDKYGEDTEPSAMPYDVIPKTEYTKVGDFTAVLPQLKKLHDQRMSSSDSYKYLMQDITELKARDAETSITLNEAQLKAKRDADEKKALEQNNLRRVALGLPALKKGDTKPKNEDLDFLKREAGQILTDYLTLDNKVSTTIK
- a CDS encoding RNA polymerase subunit sigma-24 — encoded protein: MITPPNDHKLEPKKWVKAYADYLYMYAVTRVSNEEQARDLVQETFLAGLQSMRNFAGKSSERTWLTGILKNKIIDVYRKKASGLKTLELINAEGDMADFFREDDGHWKKEHSPKHFGIDNYDPLAGKEFNTILQRCMEKLPALWRTVFMMKHLDDAPTDMVCSELRITASNYWVIIHRAKLNLRACLQKNWL